The Ipomoea triloba cultivar NCNSP0323 chromosome 14, ASM357664v1 region ATTGATTGAGTTTTAACACAGACAAAAAATCAACATGGTTGATTGTTCTAAAGGAATCAatgtttatttctaattttataaatttcaaaCTATCGGGTTATGAACCCATGAGGTACGGTAAAAAAGTCAAGATTTgacaataaacaaataaaaagttaaCTATCAGTCAAATTGATCGAACATTTGACTTAGTAATCACgatattcaaagttcaattccatGTAAGAACTATTTATTGACTTGTCGGTGTGAGTCAATAAGTTATGAACAATCTAGGTTGGTTTGCGTCATTTTAATCATTCACCAACTAGGGTTACATGGCGAGTTTCACCCAAATCTTTGTCCTTCGGGAGTTGTCTAGTGATTTTCTTAGTTTAAGTCAATCAGCTATAGGTAACCTAAGTTAGTGACAGTACACAGGCTCTTGGACCACCCGAGAGccatgaattaattaaataaaatcatctGGGAGAAGCTTCTAATGTTAATGAGCCATGTGCTAAGTacaaacattaaaatatgaAACTAGATTGAGTATATGTTTTGCATTCAAATGCTTAAATCTCAAGTTAGCTAATCAGCATTCAGAGTAAAGAAAAAGATTGGACACAAAGCAATATCTCACTGCAGAATCATCTGATAAATACATCCAAGAAGATCAGCAAGAAACATACAGATTCAGTATTCATATTCTCCCGGAATCCAAACACCAACACCGGTAGTTTGATTCAGAAATCGCGAGAAGTTCATCGGGTGTCATGCTTCCAAGTTGCCCCGAGCTAAAAGCGCTGAAGCCGGGGGAGCGTTGGGCAGCCAAAGAGGCGAAACTCTGGTGTTCTTGGGACCTCATTCTCTTGTAAAGCCTCATTGCTGTCACGCTATCTTGGTAGGGATCATGAACACCATCGTGAATATCATACCTGTTGCTCGAAGCCAAACACTAGTTGATTTCAAAGCTAAAAGTCGAAGAAAATTTAAGACAATATCGCTTTTAAGCATGAAGTAAACAAAGTGAGGTGACTTGCCCTAGATAAGTCTTGGTAAGATACTTGAGAGAGTGGCTAACAAAATTTGTCTTTGTCAAAGGGCGGTACTTTGATGTATCTCTGCAGAAACAAGAATGGAGAAACGAGTAGCGTTAATGCAGACCGCACCAGATATTTGTATTCATCAATGATGCAAAATCGAGGAGAAGGGTAGAGGTTTTGAGACTGTATAATTGAATACAAAGACCAAAGAATCGCCTTTATCTGGATCAGATAATTGCAGTATCTGTGCATAGATAGCGGGGCAACAAGTATTGTTATTGCGTACAAACGTTGGAATTCATCAATGATGCAAACACAAACGCATGATTCAGCAGAATGATATATTGGTTTTGGCACGTTATATATAACTGAACACGCTAAAGCACCTTAAAAAGATGTCACACACTCACACAGGCATTCCTACCTCAGCAAATGATCGGGATAATGCATTCCTAGGCAATACAAGAACCGGTTAAGGCTATGCCCCACGAGAGCCTTAGCCCTTCCACCGCCCATTCTCACCTTCGAAATGGACTCCCCGTTATACAAAATCTGTAAAATCTTCTCTCGCACTTCCTCAAGTGGCATCGCATCTCTCATGTGTTCTTCAGTAATACCAGTGATTTCATACCTAAATGACAACAATGAGGCCAACAAATGAACATGAAACTAAAGACCGTCAATCAAAAGTAATGGATAATGTGATGCTAACAGCCACCTAGTACCTACCTATAATCTGTTAAGGAAATATGAGGAACAACATAAGTGTGGAAAACTATGTTCTCGTCCTCATCAACAAGGCATACCCTTGCACAGAGATCAAGTGAGCCATCACTCCCCCCACCTACAAGTGCACAACTTATGGCAACTGCTTCCCTACCATGCCCAGAATCACTCTCATCATTTTCAGGAATTACAGCTAAATTATCATCGATTTGAGGTTCTGTGCAAGGCACCCCAGTTGTGTCCTGCAACAAGTTAACAAAGAATTCAAATATCACATATCCATGATCTATTTCAACGTGGCAACCCCAGCCAAGTTAATCAGGCAGGCTCGGTAACTTCAACTCCCAGTGGGAGCAGCCTATTAGCCTTCTTtgtttgagccgatcagctatGGGCAACATAAGCTGGTTTACCAGCTAGGGTCACAACCCAGTGCACACCATCAGGTAGTAGCTGTGAATTTCGCTCACGCACAAAGATCAAGTGACCCGTCATTCCCCCCACCTACAATTGCACAACCTATGGCAACTGCTTCCGTACCATGCCCAGAATCACTCCCATCATTTACAGGAATTACAGCTAAATTATCATCAATTTGAGGTTCTATACAAGGCACCCCAGTTGTGTCCTGCTACAAGTTAACAAAGATTTCAAATATCACATATCCATGATCTATTCGTCAGGCTATTGGCTTGGTGACTTGACTCCTAGTGGGTGAGGCCTACTTGCCTTCTTGGTTTAAACCAGAGTCAATTATGAACAACTTAGATTGATTTCCCTGCTAGGGTCACAGGTTTACCCAGTTCACGCCATCGAATTTTCCTAGTCacccaaaacattaaaaaaagagAGATCATGAACTTCTCTATCTCCTTACAATAGGTATGGGAGCAGGGAGGCAACATATGTCACTATGCTGGCTAAGACAATCTGAACTGTCAAATATTTTCAAGCACAGAGAACACCCTCTTTCTGCAAAGATTCTTGAACAGCAAACCTTGGACAACGGGCCTAAATGTTcaacaaaacaaagaaattcAACAAGATTACCCATAAAGATAGCTTTTTTAGCCAAAGGGTGTTCATAATCATGGCCCAACATCTCACCGGCAATGTGTTCCCTCAGCGATTCAAACGATTTGCATTGCTTTTTGCACACACCACACTTGGGGTCGTGAACAGAATGGCAAGAGATTTTCATGTGCTCCACGAGATGTTTCTTTTCCTTGTACTGTTTGAAGCATGCCGGGCACTTGTGTCTGGCATCatttcacacaaaaaaaaaaaaaagaccaaacATTTGAGCCATGTATCAGTGTTTTTCGGTGCGTGCTAGTGGCGTGCTACCAACGATAAATCATTTAAGGGAGAGAGAATGATAGTAAATTGTAGAACCTGGTTGTTGTTGGTGTTACAATGGGGAGCTTTGGAGGGTCTCCGTCGGAGTTCAATGTCGCCGGTAGTCCGTCGGCTTCGGAGCTTTCCTGTTCCGTGAGGATACAGTGATTTCCCGATGACATTTTTCGGTCAGtcctaaaagaaaaaagaaggctcgaattacaaatttaatttattataatgatacatttacaatatatagtatacataataacataaattaGTGGCAATGTGGTTTAGTGACACGAAGTAAAACTGTCAATACGAGTTGACGGAACGGGACGGGCCAAAGCTCGGCCCCGTCGCGGACCTAAGTGGAGCGGACTAAACATGCCCGCTCCTTGGCGGGTCCcgccaaacttttttttttaatttataatatataatatataatatacactactttataatatatatataatgtggtgGGGTCCGCGGGCCACCCCACCAAACCTACGGGTCGAAAAAGCCCACTCTTTGGCGGGCTTTTATTTTCGAAACCCACCTCCTACCTAAGTAGGGGGCGAGACAGGCCGGCTCGACGGGCTAAATCTATTTTGACGGCTCTAGCATGAAGGGACTCTCTCATATGAAAGGTTATGGGTTAGAGTCTTATATTGACTCTTTTTATGTTTCAgtcaaataaaatacatattatcaaacgcaatacaatacaattatacataaataccttaaaaattttcatttcaactTAATTAAATACCTTATTCAAACTCATTCCAAACTTCAAAATctgaatttaaattaaattagggtTTTAacttttatcattttaaattcAATAGGACTTGAGTATATGTAATTTGTGTATAACTTCAACTAGTATTGTCAAAGGTTGACGGGATTAGACGGACCATGAAACCTCTAACCCACAATCCACCCCCGACAAGGCACAAGTTAGGTAGAGCCACTAAATTGTTAACCCAATTTGTCTTTATAATGTGGCAGAGCATGACAATACAAGCTTAGATCGTTTTGAATATATTAACTTCACCCAATTTCCATTCAAGTAAGCTAACTAGGTTTTCACATTCCAAACACTGATAACGTGGCAGAGCATGATAATACAAGTTAACTAGGTTTTCAAATAACAAAATAGAGCTATAAGTTAGCATATCTTGTgctattatcaaaaaaaaaaaaaaaaaaagtaggtcGATGCAAAATATTGTTAATGAGAACAGATTTGGGGAGGCTCAACTAACATGTGATCTGACAATGTGCAAGTAACCCTGAGTGTTAGACTCATAGTTTGTAGGTAGTGAATAAGTTCATAACAGGGATTtatgattttacaaaaataatttcaatcgcAAACTAATATGAAACTATTAGGTTcgattttatttatacaaaataaataaaaactaaaaatagggttatataatttataatataaacccaacaatcaagaaaaaaaagatgGAGAAGGAGCATAAATTTGAGTTGTGTCACCGTGTGTACTCACACTCTCATTAAAACCGGTTTGCTACCTCCAAATGGTACTAGGAGCATTGTAACATGAGTCTCTCATAACAAAACGGATTACAATTTaacgtttgagcactcaaacgaATAAATCTGGCGAACTAAAACAAAGGTCGAGCACTTCACTATTCTACAAAAGTGTTGTCATATTTTACAAGAAAAATGATTTATGAGAGACGAGATGAAAATCacaaaggccctgtttggtaaatggttgttgcctgattgggttggctgtttgggttagaaggtatgatttgttgataataatagctgattgtagaaagttgtttgataaattagctgttagctgatagctgtttggtataatttcttttctcaaaaagctaattgaaaaggctgctttgagtaacctttttaattttagcattttggaattacaaaaagcgtattaaccaaacaactaatagtggtcaaataagctaaaattggctgattatttaccaaacagggccaaagttGTTATCAGGTTAACAAAACAACAATAAACAATCTGCGCAACACTAGgaatgaataattaattttcGGAACAACATTTTGATTTGCACCCTTGTTCGGGAGAGAgaacctctatgctatacaattcaacttCCATCTAAAAatgtcttgtatatatagttgcaTAAATTCACTTTCCAAATTAATGTGGGGCAAGTGTTTTTTACAAGCATTTTTACCTTCATTTTTCATCTCAAATGAGTctactttgataatcaatttatcattcacccattatctatTTTAAGCGTACGATATATTGATTTCTTCGTCTCACTATGAAAAATGTGAAACCAACTTTGACCCAACCCAAATTGAAAGTGAACTCCAcctatatttgtaccacaaaatagtcacttacaatatcattttatacaaaattctaatataattttgggTGTTTCCTCacttatattttaagaaaacacACACGCTTCAAATATTTAGTGGGCTGGGCTATGTTTATATGGGCCCTGTGAAGCAGTACTGAATGCGGATTACATGAAGCGGCCCACAttcaaaagaaacaaaatgagAAGAATATTAAGTGCAAATTTTGTGAACCAATATGACTATAATGAGATTCGACTCTAttagaaattaaagtttaatataattattgaatacCGAAAAATTGTAGTACTTTATATTATATGAACTTATTGActctatattaaataaatataacgaTCATGAGACAAATAATGATGGCGCGTCAACGATGTAATCTCAACGTAGGAAACTTCTTATAGTTTTTATGTGAATGTGCTAACTAATCTCGACGTAAGAAGTTTCTTTCCTATACATGGTTTCAATCAAGTAACATTGAAGATCCCTAATCGTTCAAATTAAAGCGATTAACATGCTTAATCATGTTAAACTTCATATATTCTAGTTAGTATAACATACCATGCATATGTTTGAAGTACCATAATTTTGTGGTCATATATTTGTTGACTAACATCACAAGATAAACTTCATGTAAATGAAAGTATCATGGGTTTGGACCAGACTTTCTGGTACGGTTCGGCATCATTAACAGTAGAGTAGGATCATAAGATGGAATAGCAAGAGATATCTCCAACTAAGAATccatattcatattcatattcgTGAACTTTAAGACTTTGTGAAACacccttaattaattacttgTAGGAATCTGATACCCACTACCCTTTTTGGTGATCATCATTTGGCATATTACGCAATAATATACGTATTCACTGCCATTGGATGAGAACATTtccatattttcaaaaatatgagGCACAATTTTTGACAAAACATGTGACAAGAACCATCCTACATTtgcaaattaaaaatcacaaaatatctAATCGTTATCGATTAGCGCACCACAAAGGGGTGAGTTACTCGATCAACCCTTCGTATAGTCCACTCGCTCGAACCTAGCACTCACCCTGAACTCATCATATCCCcatcaaatataatatacaatttgTTGAAAAAACAAGATTAAGAAATCAAGAACAAAGATTAAAACGAATAAGAACACAAGATATATGTGGCTCACCAATGAGTTTACATAATATGTCTATGGAAGTAAACACTTCAGCGGTTAACAGGTTGTGTTAACGGGTTTGATTAGCGGATTGTATCaacgatttttaaaaacatgtttgataaaatttgatgttTAGGCTGCAATATGCATCATTTCAGTTTTCAATGGTTTGGAGCAAATCGTTATTCCAAACCATTgaataaccttttttttttttggcgtttTTATCTTGTTCAAATGTCAAAATGACGAATCCGCTAAAATTTTGATAGATttgtcatttaccaaacaagccaTTACTAATTGTGATATAATACATTTAGGGTTAc contains the following coding sequences:
- the LOC116005023 gene encoding uncharacterized protein LOC116005023, coding for MSSGNHCILTEQESSEADGLPATLNSDGDPPKLPIVTPTTTRHKCPACFKQYKEKKHLVEHMKISCHSVHDPKCGVCKKQCKSFESLREHIAGPLSKVCCSRIFAERGCSLCLKIFDSSDCLSQHSDICCLPAPIPIDTTGVPCTEPQIDDNLAVIPENDESDSGHGREAVAISCALVGGGSDGSLDLCARVCLVDEDENIVFHTYVVPHISLTDYRYEITGITEEHMRDAMPLEEVREKILQILYNGESISKVRMGGGRAKALVGHSLNRFLYCLGMHYPDHLLRDTSKYRPLTKTNFVSHSLKYLTKTYLGYDIHDGVHDPYQDSVTAMRLYKRMRSQEHQSFASLAAQRSPGFSAFSSGQLGSMTPDELLAISESNYRCWCLDSGRI